A genome region from bacterium includes the following:
- a CDS encoding M20/M25/M40 family metallo-hydrolase produces MTKTLVVVLAALSLAAAGCQEAPPLNRASAVDLQAADVQYHVNYLASDQLEGRLSGTAGGDLAANYIAAEFKRFKLEPAGDQGSYFQKFDFIGDLELGPHNLLRFTRGAADTTWKVGVDFMPAGFSATDTLALDSAIVFAGYGITAKEHGYDDYAGVAAAGKVVLIMRFSPGLNDPHSPFAKFEGLRHKATTAREQGAAALLVTTGSLSDTSDALPKLRYDRAATDAGLPVIYVRRHVADWLLAGSGQSLDSLQQRINAARQPNSVLLPAAQVHLQSEVKPIRRVAANIVAVLRGSDPELQQQAVVVGAHYDHLGRSQEGSRSPDSANGIHNGADDNASGTAGLLELAQYFAAQPQKPRRSLVFTAFTGEELGLLGSAHYVNQPALPLEKTIAMINMDMIGRLRDSTLIVQGVGTSPRWQTLVDSLKANTHLKLKLVKDGHGPSDHASFYLKNIPVLFFFTDLHEDYHRVTDDADKINVAGEAEVLQLVAKTITEIANSDSLPLFTKTDSERRPMTAFRVSLGTMPDYAAEVEGLRLSGVREGGPAARAGLQTGDIIIKFGAIDIKNIYDYTYALGEHAPGQEVEIVALRNGNKMVFTVTLEPSRRM; encoded by the coding sequence ATGACCAAGACTTTGGTTGTTGTGCTTGCTGCGTTGAGTCTGGCGGCCGCGGGCTGCCAGGAAGCCCCGCCGCTCAATCGTGCCAGCGCCGTGGATCTGCAGGCAGCCGACGTGCAATATCATGTCAACTATCTCGCTTCCGATCAACTCGAAGGCCGGCTCTCCGGCACGGCCGGCGGCGATTTGGCCGCCAATTACATTGCCGCGGAGTTCAAGCGGTTCAAACTCGAACCGGCGGGCGACCAAGGCTCCTATTTCCAAAAATTCGATTTCATCGGCGATCTCGAGCTGGGGCCGCACAATCTGCTGCGCTTCACGCGCGGCGCGGCAGACACCACTTGGAAAGTCGGCGTCGATTTCATGCCCGCGGGTTTTTCAGCGACCGACACGCTCGCGCTCGATTCCGCCATTGTGTTTGCCGGCTACGGCATCACCGCCAAAGAACACGGTTATGATGACTACGCCGGTGTGGCCGCAGCAGGAAAAGTCGTATTGATCATGCGCTTCTCACCGGGCCTCAATGATCCGCACAGCCCGTTCGCGAAGTTCGAAGGATTGCGCCACAAAGCCACCACCGCGCGCGAGCAAGGCGCTGCCGCGTTGCTGGTGACCACCGGCAGCCTGAGCGACACCAGCGATGCCCTGCCCAAGCTGCGCTACGATCGCGCCGCCACTGACGCGGGCTTGCCCGTCATCTACGTGAGACGGCACGTGGCCGATTGGCTGCTCGCGGGCAGCGGCCAGTCGCTCGATTCGTTGCAACAGCGCATCAATGCCGCGCGCCAGCCGAATTCCGTTTTACTGCCGGCTGCCCAAGTCCACTTGCAATCGGAGGTCAAACCGATTCGCCGTGTGGCCGCGAATATTGTCGCCGTGCTGCGCGGCAGCGATCCGGAATTGCAGCAGCAGGCCGTGGTGGTGGGCGCGCATTATGATCATCTCGGCCGCAGCCAGGAGGGCAGCCGCAGCCCGGACAGCGCCAACGGCATTCACAACGGCGCGGATGACAATGCTTCCGGCACCGCCGGTTTGCTGGAGTTGGCGCAATACTTCGCGGCCCAGCCGCAGAAGCCCAGGCGCTCGCTGGTCTTCACCGCGTTTACCGGGGAGGAATTGGGGCTGCTGGGTTCCGCGCATTATGTGAATCAACCCGCGCTGCCGCTGGAAAAGACGATTGCGATGATCAACATGGACATGATCGGCCGCCTGCGCGACAGCACGCTGATCGTGCAGGGCGTCGGCACCTCACCGCGCTGGCAGACGCTGGTGGACAGCCTGAAGGCGAACACGCATTTGAAACTGAAGTTGGTGAAAGACGGTCACGGCCCGAGCGATCACGCCTCGTTCTATCTCAAGAATATTCCGGTGCTGTTTTTCTTCACCGATTTGCATGAAGACTATCATCGCGTGACCGACGATGCCGACAAGATCAACGTGGCCGGCGAGGCGGAAGTGCTGCAACTGGTGGCGAAAACGATTACAGAAATCGCCAATTCCGACTCTCTGCCGCTATTTACAAAAACCGATTCAGAACGCCGGCCGATGACGGCCTTTCGTGTCAGTCTGGGCACCATGCCCGACTATGCCGCCGAGGTGGAAGGGCTTAGGCTCAGCGGCGTGCGCGAGGGCGGCCCGGCAGCACGCGCCGGGCTGCAGACGGGTGACATTATCATCAAGTTCGGCGCTATCGATATCAAGAACATCTACGATTACACCTATGCGCTGGGCGAGCATGCGCCGGGGCAGGAGGTGGAGATCGTGGCGTTGCGAAACGGTAACAAGATGGTGTTCACCGTCACCCTGGAGCCGAGCCGGCGGATGTAA
- a CDS encoding AgmX/PglI C-terminal domain-containing protein, whose product MDHLYDSAQLEQASEFPTPPEDGPPRTSRPPVEDDEVITSFPKEFNRHFWETMDRRFMAILILVMIFEPLIIVYELWLHKPGTTEAEVARLQAKYAETFLSEFEVEQPGESPTPNELLLYASEYVPSIMGEVMGTGEPPAMNPGLRPGAGTPEARGVSREASEVHRRISSAARERARQALSEEVGRVGLLGLLTSNSNFAVPGGRFVSYQPVQDVLEHGVAQANDLEQVLSQVRTLRVPRVGQDYFGAPVGGAGGGLLGHGGFDSQKVMIAQREVRGERHTASGVQAEEIVTNLAAAPKKEVKATREFQRVEPVESLVEDTAIPGVTGLARRRPRDMATRDPERMREIVMSHSAAIQDCYRQALKTSPTLKGQVSVRFTVAHTGKVIEASVISSTLNLSDLDKCILRKILRWNDFGRMDPSTPDVTLKQTYKFGY is encoded by the coding sequence GTGGATCATTTGTACGACAGCGCTCAACTTGAACAAGCCTCGGAGTTCCCAACCCCGCCAGAGGATGGGCCACCGCGCACCTCCCGCCCGCCGGTGGAAGATGACGAAGTCATCACCAGCTTTCCCAAAGAATTCAACCGTCACTTTTGGGAGACCATGGACCGGCGTTTCATGGCCATTCTTATTCTGGTCATGATTTTCGAGCCGCTGATCATCGTCTATGAGTTGTGGTTGCATAAGCCGGGCACGACCGAAGCCGAAGTCGCACGGCTGCAAGCCAAGTATGCGGAGACGTTTCTCTCGGAATTCGAAGTGGAGCAGCCCGGCGAAAGCCCGACGCCGAATGAGTTGTTGCTGTACGCTTCGGAATACGTGCCTTCCATCATGGGCGAGGTGATGGGAACGGGCGAACCGCCGGCGATGAATCCGGGTCTGCGGCCGGGCGCGGGCACGCCCGAAGCCCGCGGCGTGTCGCGTGAAGCCAGTGAAGTGCACCGCCGCATTTCCTCAGCGGCGCGCGAACGGGCACGGCAAGCCTTGTCTGAAGAAGTGGGACGCGTGGGCTTGCTCGGCTTGTTGACCAGCAACAGTAATTTTGCCGTGCCGGGCGGACGGTTTGTGTCGTATCAGCCGGTGCAGGACGTGCTGGAGCACGGCGTCGCACAGGCCAATGATCTCGAACAAGTGCTGTCGCAAGTGAGGACGCTGCGGGTGCCGCGCGTAGGCCAGGACTATTTTGGCGCGCCGGTGGGCGGTGCCGGCGGCGGGTTGCTCGGCCACGGCGGCTTTGATTCCCAGAAGGTGATGATTGCTCAGCGCGAAGTGCGTGGCGAGCGCCATACCGCTTCGGGCGTGCAGGCCGAGGAAATCGTGACCAACCTGGCAGCCGCGCCCAAAAAGGAAGTGAAGGCCACGCGGGAGTTCCAGCGAGTCGAGCCGGTCGAGAGCTTGGTGGAGGACACCGCAATCCCCGGCGTCACCGGGCTGGCGCGCCGGCGGCCGCGCGATATGGCGACGCGCGATCCCGAGCGCATGCGCGAAATCGTCATGTCACACAGTGCCGCCATTCAAGACTGCTACCGCCAGGCGCTGAAAACCTCTCCGACTTTGAAAGGCCAGGTTTCGGTGCGCTTCACCGTCGCGCACACTGGCAAGGTCATCGAAGCCAGTGTGATTTCCTCCACTTTGAACTTGTCGGATTTGGACAAATGCATTCTGCGAAAGATTCTGCGCTGGAACGATTTCGGCAGAATGGATCCGTCCACGCCGGATGTGACGCTGAAACAGACCTACAAGTTTGGCTATTGA
- the fabG gene encoding 3-oxoacyl-ACP reductase FabG, translated as MIDLSGKVMLITGASRGIGAAAAQLGARAGAAVAINYHRAQAAAEQLVAEINAGGGQAECFQAEVSRHSEVERMVAAVLRRFGQIDVLVNNAGIWTYGAIDTMPEQVWDETMAVNLKSIYNCCRLVTPHMKARRQGTIINIASTAGQRGEAFHSHYAATKGAIISFTKSLAPELAPFNITVNCVAPGWVATDMSNEALAEEGEKITTLIPLRRAGTAAEIAAPIIFLASSLASYITGEILNVNGGNVLAG; from the coding sequence ATGATCGATCTCAGCGGCAAGGTGATGTTGATTACCGGTGCCAGTCGCGGCATTGGCGCAGCGGCGGCGCAGTTGGGGGCGCGGGCCGGGGCAGCGGTTGCCATCAACTACCATCGCGCGCAGGCCGCGGCCGAGCAGCTCGTCGCGGAAATCAACGCCGGCGGCGGGCAGGCGGAATGTTTTCAGGCGGAGGTCAGTCGCCACAGCGAAGTCGAGCGCATGGTTGCCGCCGTGCTGCGCCGCTTCGGCCAGATCGACGTACTGGTGAACAACGCCGGCATTTGGACCTATGGCGCGATCGATACCATGCCGGAGCAGGTTTGGGATGAGACCATGGCGGTCAATCTCAAGAGCATTTACAACTGCTGCCGGCTGGTGACGCCGCATATGAAGGCCCGGCGGCAGGGCACGATCATCAACATTGCCAGTACTGCCGGCCAGCGCGGCGAGGCGTTTCATTCCCATTACGCCGCCACCAAAGGCGCGATCATCAGCTTCACCAAATCGCTGGCGCCGGAGTTGGCGCCGTTCAACATCACGGTGAATTGTGTGGCCCCGGGTTGGGTCGCCACCGACATGTCGAATGAGGCGCTGGCGGAAGAGGGCGAGAAGATCACCACCTTGATACCGCTGCGCCGCGCCGGCACGGCTGCGGAGATCGCCGCGCCGATCATTTTCCTTGCTTCTTCTTTGGCATCATACATTACCGGTGAGATTCTCAACGTGAATGGCGGAAACGTGCTGGCGGGCTGA
- a CDS encoding AIR synthase-related protein gives MPSSRKYREDSVPAATLRELQALARAWRAAGSRGGLAAGAAHHAADGILTLAEQRLLISTAFTALVDFAGIYSVQALANALACHGGEPQSLWATLLLPADQNPAAEQNPLGQEISSLARKLNVSWRGEQSRCLPGMREPLVACQMLALLAAQQPCLPQSIQAGDHLILTKDLAGAAAALMANAKEEELSEAFDLKFARRCQQLAAATQASVLAEARCAWNVNGIHALRDLFQAGLAGVLHDMMDYATLDFEINLAEIEILPEAKLLCDYFGVDPLAVFAPGALVIVGEPGGCEAVLGKLRLANIPAKRIGQVLKAGEGRWLVEGGERVKLPRPARDPLVAILS, from the coding sequence ATGCCCAGTTCGCGCAAATATCGTGAAGATTCCGTGCCAGCGGCCACGCTGCGGGAGTTGCAGGCACTGGCACGAGCATGGCGGGCGGCGGGGAGCCGCGGCGGCTTGGCGGCCGGTGCTGCGCACCATGCGGCGGATGGCATTCTCACGCTGGCCGAACAGCGGCTGCTCATCTCCACTGCATTTACTGCGTTGGTGGATTTTGCCGGCATCTACTCGGTGCAGGCGCTCGCCAATGCCCTGGCCTGTCATGGCGGCGAGCCACAAAGCCTGTGGGCCACGCTGCTGCTGCCGGCAGACCAAAATCCTGCGGCGGAACAGAACCCTCTGGGGCAGGAAATATCCAGCCTCGCCAGGAAGCTGAACGTGAGTTGGCGCGGCGAACAATCACGCTGCCTGCCCGGGATGCGCGAACCGCTGGTGGCATGCCAAATGCTTGCACTTTTGGCCGCGCAGCAGCCGTGTCTGCCGCAGAGCATTCAGGCGGGTGATCACCTCATCCTCACCAAGGATTTGGCGGGTGCGGCTGCGGCGCTGATGGCAAATGCAAAGGAAGAGGAGTTATCCGAGGCTTTTGATCTCAAGTTTGCCAGACGCTGCCAGCAACTTGCAGCGGCAACGCAGGCGAGTGTGCTGGCCGAGGCGCGCTGCGCCTGGAATGTGAACGGCATACACGCGCTGCGCGATCTTTTTCAAGCGGGCTTGGCGGGCGTGTTGCATGACATGATGGATTATGCCACTCTGGACTTCGAAATCAATCTCGCTGAGATCGAGATTCTCCCTGAAGCCAAGCTGCTGTGTGACTATTTTGGCGTGGATCCCCTCGCCGTGTTTGCGCCGGGCGCGCTGGTGATCGTGGGCGAACCCGGCGGCTGCGAGGCGGTGCTCGGCAAGTTGCGCCTTGCCAACATCCCCGCAAAACGCATCGGCCAGGTCCTCAAAGCAGGCGAGGGGAGATGGCTGGTTGAGGGCGGCGAGCGCGTCAAACTGCCGCGCCCGGCGCGTGATCCGCTCGTCGCAATACTCTCTTGA
- a CDS encoding BamA/TamA family outer membrane protein has protein sequence MKRRMLLLLVLLAWTATSEGQYYFGRNKVQYNYFEWQILRTRHFDIYFYPEMRELAEIGATYAEEAYSRLENLTNYSFNHPLPLIFYSNHFHFQQTNTIPNLIPEGVGGFFEFLKGRVVIPATGSLSEFEHVINHELVHVFTHGRANRILKDHRRTQHAGLPLWFTEGIAEYWSEGWDSEAEMFIRDAVLAGHLVPLSQMYRIYGTFLMYKEGQAICKFIAERYGEEKLLQLIENIWKADNFSDVMKLTLGVDYREFDKVWLYHLKKEKYPLMEENDAPGMITRHLTDKGISTKPAFAGYGEQREIVFMSNRVGYSNIYRIPYGPERAEKQHLETLVDGERTTEFEAFNLLRSKLDVNSRGLLAFVSKSKGHDALYVYSLSQKKIVSRHQFDEIVTMSSPNWSPDGNRLAFAATGFGGLRDLYLLDPGTEGLTKLTNDYYDDRDPAWSPDGRVLAFSSDRTEYGRQGAYNLFFYHLDNGEIEYATYGNHRDYAPAWSPDGRALALTSDRDGAFNIWMLRVPHQEIQVATTASIDNPYRNGGLAPAPLYPRAINGAAEMRKLTSFTTGAFDPEWTDKGSLLFTAFERFNFQIRELENVPEVFDEAKISVVDTLHVRRPPWAIPKLNGEMSPTQFSYKRKFSLDIAQSQITQDPIFGAAGGAQLAMSDMLGNEQYHFLVFNNAQTRSEFLESFNLAVSRFDLSKRANHAFGLYHFAGRYYNYAEGYFFERRYGGFGALSYPLSVFERVEASINVRQSHKRWEGISVARDALLVSNFVSYVKDNSLWGPSGPVDGRRLNFSLGYTVDVRHSNVNFYTILADYRHYFRLGLRNAYAVRLQTQYNHGKEAYPFFMGGSWDLRLYPRWRIWGQKTFLVSQELRFPFIDGFAVAFPFGGLGFSSIRGALFVDAGNAWDQKLDRILGSTGFGVRLRVGGFLVLRYDIGRRFYWNEIDRGLAPGKLKLDRRVYQQFFFGWDF, from the coding sequence ATGAAAAGACGGATGCTGCTGCTGCTTGTCCTTCTGGCTTGGACGGCCACGAGTGAAGGGCAATATTACTTTGGCCGCAACAAAGTGCAGTACAATTATTTCGAATGGCAAATTCTCCGAACCCGCCATTTTGACATCTACTTCTATCCCGAGATGCGGGAGCTGGCGGAAATCGGCGCCACCTATGCCGAAGAGGCCTACAGCCGGCTGGAAAATCTCACCAATTACAGCTTCAATCATCCGCTGCCGCTGATTTTCTATTCCAATCATTTTCACTTTCAACAGACCAACACCATCCCAAACCTGATTCCCGAAGGCGTGGGCGGTTTCTTCGAGTTTCTGAAAGGCCGCGTGGTGATTCCGGCCACCGGCAGTTTGTCGGAGTTCGAACACGTCATCAATCACGAATTGGTGCACGTCTTCACGCATGGCCGCGCCAATCGCATTCTGAAAGATCACAGACGCACGCAGCATGCCGGGTTGCCGCTCTGGTTCACCGAAGGCATCGCCGAGTATTGGTCGGAGGGATGGGACAGCGAAGCCGAGATGTTCATCCGCGACGCCGTGCTCGCCGGCCATCTCGTGCCGTTGAGCCAGATGTATCGCATTTACGGCACTTTCTTGATGTACAAGGAAGGCCAGGCCATCTGCAAGTTCATCGCCGAGCGTTACGGTGAAGAAAAGCTGCTGCAGTTGATCGAGAACATTTGGAAGGCCGACAATTTCTCCGACGTCATGAAACTCACCCTGGGCGTCGATTATCGCGAGTTCGACAAGGTCTGGCTCTATCATCTCAAGAAGGAAAAATATCCGCTGATGGAGGAGAATGACGCGCCCGGCATGATCACCCGCCACCTCACCGACAAGGGCATCAGCACCAAGCCGGCGTTTGCCGGTTACGGCGAGCAGCGCGAGATCGTATTCATGTCCAATCGCGTCGGCTATTCGAACATCTATCGCATCCCCTACGGCCCGGAGCGCGCGGAAAAGCAGCATCTCGAGACCCTGGTGGACGGTGAACGCACCACCGAGTTCGAAGCCTTCAATCTGCTGCGCAGCAAGCTCGATGTCAACAGCCGCGGTTTGCTGGCGTTCGTTTCGAAGAGCAAGGGGCATGACGCGCTCTACGTCTATTCGCTGAGCCAGAAGAAGATCGTCAGCCGGCATCAATTCGATGAAATCGTCACCATGAGCTCGCCGAACTGGTCGCCGGACGGCAATCGTCTGGCGTTTGCGGCCACGGGCTTTGGCGGCCTGCGCGATCTGTACCTGCTCGATCCCGGCACCGAAGGCCTGACGAAGCTGACCAACGACTATTATGACGACCGTGATCCCGCCTGGTCGCCGGATGGCCGCGTGCTGGCTTTTTCCTCCGACCGCACCGAATACGGCCGGCAGGGCGCCTACAATCTCTTCTTCTACCATCTTGACAACGGCGAGATCGAATACGCGACCTACGGCAACCATCGTGACTATGCGCCGGCATGGTCACCGGACGGCCGGGCGCTGGCGCTGACTTCCGACCGCGACGGCGCGTTCAACATCTGGATGCTGCGCGTGCCGCACCAGGAGATTCAGGTGGCCACCACCGCGAGCATCGACAATCCCTACAGAAACGGTGGCCTCGCGCCCGCGCCGTTGTATCCGCGCGCCATCAACGGTGCCGCCGAGATGCGCAAACTCACCAGCTTCACCACCGGCGCGTTCGATCCCGAATGGACCGACAAGGGCAGTCTGCTGTTCACCGCCTTCGAGCGCTTCAATTTTCAGATTCGCGAACTGGAAAACGTGCCGGAAGTCTTCGACGAGGCCAAGATCAGCGTGGTGGATACGCTGCACGTTCGCCGGCCGCCGTGGGCCATTCCCAAGCTCAACGGCGAAATGTCGCCGACGCAGTTTTCCTACAAGCGCAAATTCAGCCTCGATATCGCGCAAAGCCAGATCACGCAGGATCCGATTTTCGGCGCCGCCGGCGGCGCGCAGCTCGCGATGTCGGACATGCTGGGCAACGAGCAGTATCATTTCCTGGTGTTCAACAACGCGCAAACCCGCAGCGAATTCCTGGAAAGCTTCAACCTCGCGGTCAGCCGCTTCGATCTCTCCAAGCGCGCCAATCATGCCTTTGGGCTTTATCATTTTGCCGGGCGCTACTACAACTATGCCGAAGGCTACTTCTTCGAACGGCGCTACGGCGGCTTTGGCGCGCTCAGCTATCCGCTCAGCGTGTTCGAACGCGTCGAGGCCAGTATCAATGTGCGGCAATCCCACAAACGCTGGGAGGGCATCTCGGTCGCGCGCGATGCCTTGCTGGTCTCCAATTTCGTTTCGTACGTGAAGGACAATTCGCTGTGGGGCCCCTCCGGGCCGGTGGATGGCCGGCGCCTCAACTTCTCGCTGGGCTACACCGTTGATGTGCGCCATTCCAACGTCAACTTCTACACCATTCTGGCCGACTATCGCCACTATTTCCGGCTGGGTTTGCGCAATGCCTATGCCGTGCGGTTGCAGACGCAGTACAATCACGGCAAGGAGGCTTATCCCTTTTTCATGGGCGGCAGTTGGGATTTGCGGCTCTATCCCCGCTGGCGCATTTGGGGCCAGAAGACGTTTCTGGTCAGCCAGGAATTGCGCTTTCCGTTCATTGACGGCTTTGCCGTGGCGTTTCCCTTTGGCGGCCTGGGCTTCAGCTCGATTCGCGGCGCCCTGTTCGTCGACGCCGGCAATGCCTGGGATCAAAAGCTCGACCGCATTCTCGGCAGCACCGGCTTCGGGGTGCGATTGCGCGTCGGCGGTTTTCTGGTGTTGCGGTACGACATCGGCCGGCGCTTCTATTGGAATGAAATCGATCGCGGACTCGCGCCCGGCAAACTCAAACTCGACCGCAGAGTCTATCAGCAGTTTTTCTTCGGGTGGGATTTTTGA
- a CDS encoding PQQ-binding-like beta-propeller repeat protein, which yields MFKKFPIGCLLILVMLAGCSKAPLQLQLPDHPQQDWRIAGFDTRRTSARAESLTVPLQELARLKLSSAAAQNLFVARGFLFAPTLDGRIYVVDLEKHEIVRKWKLPQGNAGTLTATSNSIVIAMRYGKHTLAHFDLATGKRRWSIDAGDIASEPLIADSLLFVAALYQHVDAYRLRDGQRRWQFKTRAQLHASPALGEGVLVVAADDGMVYGLRPESGKKIWETDLERPVLATPVIQGQRVFIGTARDQVVALDLFKGEVLWRFANPGRVFHAPAVNDSLLILACADGRLRALAPATGRLMWESRALSVIGTSPLLAGETVFFGALDRHLYAIHARDGELIWRQELHGRVRTNPILWQGHLILASEDRELYIFGSPRPAGGD from the coding sequence ATGTTCAAAAAGTTTCCGATTGGTTGTTTGCTGATTTTGGTGATGCTCGCCGGCTGCTCCAAAGCCCCGCTGCAATTGCAGCTGCCGGACCATCCGCAGCAGGATTGGCGCATCGCCGGTTTCGATACCCGCCGCACTTCGGCGCGCGCCGAATCTCTCACTGTGCCCCTGCAGGAGCTTGCCCGCCTCAAGCTGTCCTCCGCTGCGGCGCAAAACCTTTTTGTCGCCCGCGGTTTTCTGTTCGCGCCCACGCTCGACGGCCGCATCTACGTGGTCGATTTGGAGAAACACGAAATCGTACGCAAATGGAAACTGCCTCAGGGCAACGCCGGCACACTCACGGCAACCTCCAATTCGATTGTCATTGCGATGCGCTACGGCAAACACACGCTCGCGCATTTCGATCTTGCCACCGGCAAGCGCCGGTGGTCGATTGATGCCGGTGATATTGCCAGCGAGCCATTGATCGCAGACAGCCTGCTGTTTGTCGCAGCGCTTTACCAGCACGTCGATGCCTACCGCCTGCGCGATGGCCAGCGGCGCTGGCAATTCAAAACCCGGGCGCAGTTGCATGCTTCGCCGGCCCTCGGCGAGGGCGTGTTGGTCGTCGCCGCGGATGACGGCATGGTTTATGGACTGCGGCCCGAGTCCGGCAAGAAAATCTGGGAAACCGATCTCGAACGGCCGGTGCTGGCCACGCCTGTGATTCAGGGGCAGCGCGTTTTCATCGGCACCGCGCGCGATCAGGTGGTGGCGTTGGATTTGTTCAAGGGCGAGGTTCTGTGGCGCTTTGCCAATCCCGGTCGCGTTTTTCACGCGCCCGCGGTGAATGACAGTCTGCTCATTCTGGCTTGTGCCGATGGCCGTTTGCGCGCGCTGGCGCCGGCCACGGGCCGGCTCATGTGGGAGTCGCGCGCGCTGAGCGTCATTGGCACCTCGCCATTGCTCGCGGGCGAAACCGTTTTCTTTGGCGCGCTCGACCGCCATCTCTATGCGATTCATGCCAGGGATGGCGAGTTGATCTGGCGCCAGGAGTTGCATGGCCGCGTGCGCACCAATCCCATTCTGTGGCAGGGGCATTTGATTCTCGCCAGTGAAGATCGTGAGCTTTACATTTTTGGGTCGCCACGCCCGGCCGGCGGAGACTGA
- a CDS encoding PEGA domain-containing protein — translation MLTHLPLRKKLPARCAMGCPWQWPRRIASWQGRASLAVVMIALSFAQLPAQSAKADSAFAFVSILCRHPGLPAFLDEAQIGVTPVRHFPVLAGEHEFGVRRSDSSSWLDSDWVQRVTVSAGDTLELTAEFYRSYFINSSPYGAQVWRDQKLEGTTPLVLRLPEQATATVEVVLEGYHGRVLELGPQAGETPLAVSVRRFDLVLEKDLVLASQLEQELHARDRRRARYRRMTYVAAGVSLAASVAAIYFKHEADQAYRQYQNFGDPAGRESHYARARRYDRYSGAAFATFQVSFAFSFYGFLQSMRK, via the coding sequence ATGTTGACGCATTTGCCTTTGCGCAAGAAGCTGCCCGCACGCTGCGCCATGGGCTGCCCCTGGCAGTGGCCACGGCGCATCGCTTCGTGGCAGGGCCGGGCCAGTCTCGCAGTGGTGATGATCGCGTTGTCCTTCGCGCAGTTGCCGGCACAGAGCGCAAAAGCTGATTCTGCTTTTGCCTTCGTTTCGATTCTCTGCCGCCATCCCGGCTTGCCGGCATTTCTCGATGAGGCGCAAATCGGTGTGACGCCCGTGCGCCATTTCCCCGTCCTTGCGGGCGAACATGAGTTCGGCGTGCGCCGCAGTGATTCTTCGAGCTGGCTTGATTCCGATTGGGTGCAACGCGTGACGGTTTCAGCCGGTGACACGTTAGAGCTGACAGCGGAATTCTATCGCAGTTATTTCATCAATTCCAGTCCTTACGGCGCGCAAGTTTGGCGGGATCAGAAATTGGAAGGCACGACCCCATTGGTCTTGCGCTTGCCGGAGCAGGCAACCGCCACTGTGGAAGTCGTGCTGGAAGGGTATCATGGCCGCGTGCTCGAACTCGGGCCGCAAGCGGGGGAAACGCCGCTGGCCGTCTCGGTGCGACGCTTTGACCTTGTCCTTGAAAAAGACCTGGTGTTGGCCTCCCAACTGGAACAGGAACTCCACGCGCGCGACCGCCGCCGAGCGCGCTACCGGCGAATGACCTACGTTGCTGCGGGGGTGAGTTTGGCAGCAAGTGTTGCCGCCATTTACTTCAAACACGAGGCCGATCAGGCTTACCGGCAGTATCAAAACTTCGGTGATCCGGCCGGGCGGGAAAGTCACTACGCGCGCGCCCGGCGCTATGACCGCTATTCCGGCGCCGCCTTTGCGACGTTTCAAGTCAGCTTTGCATTCTCATTCTATGGCTTTCTGCAATCCATGCGGAAGTGA
- a CDS encoding LysM peptidoglycan-binding domain-containing protein — protein MALKEKYQDLLDLGTKLQVKDGDVREEGGKLHIKGTATYQLDKDLLWDKIKTYPNWENEIAADIKVEKTDIYGIYTVKSGDTLSKLAKQLFGDAKRYMEIFNLNKDILSNPDLIKVGQKLKLPFKQR, from the coding sequence ATGGCATTGAAAGAGAAGTATCAGGACTTGCTGGACTTGGGAACCAAGCTGCAGGTCAAGGATGGAGACGTTCGGGAAGAGGGCGGCAAGCTGCACATCAAGGGAACGGCCACATATCAATTGGACAAGGATCTGCTCTGGGACAAGATCAAGACCTACCCCAATTGGGAAAACGAAATCGCGGCCGACATCAAGGTGGAGAAAACGGACATCTACGGCATCTACACCGTGAAATCCGGCGACACGCTGTCCAAGCTGGCGAAACAGCTCTTCGGCGATGCCAAACGCTACATGGAAATCTTCAACCTGAACAAAGACATTCTCAGCAATCCCGACCTGATCAAGGTCGGCCAGAAGTTGAAACTGCCCTTCAAACAACGTTGA
- a CDS encoding tetratricopeptide repeat protein: MDTTRLEKLLQSLAADPADAFTRYLVALELTKLNRPEEALPHFERLVAEHPAYVPTYYQYAHLLESLNRIPEAIAMYRAGLQAARHAGNHHAASELQAALDLIE; encoded by the coding sequence ATGGATACCACCCGATTGGAAAAGTTGCTGCAAAGCCTGGCCGCCGATCCCGCCGATGCCTTCACCCGCTATCTGGTCGCGCTGGAACTCACGAAGCTGAACCGGCCGGAAGAGGCACTGCCCCATTTCGAACGGCTCGTCGCCGAGCACCCGGCCTATGTGCCGACCTATTATCAATATGCCCATCTGCTGGAATCGCTCAATCGCATTCCGGAAGCGATCGCGATGTATCGCGCCGGCCTGCAGGCCGCACGCCATGCCGGCAATCACCACGCCGCCAGCGAATTGCAAGCCGCGCTGGATTTGATCGAATAG